From Weissella diestrammenae, a single genomic window includes:
- a CDS encoding dihydroorotase codes for MTKLLIRQAKLLVSGNECVIRDVLINAGKIDAIAPEITVTVDRTIDAEGALLLPGLIDVHVHFREPGFTHKETILTGSKAAAHGGFTTVAAMPNLNPTPSTVATFKAVQAQNTRDGVVHIEQFATISNGLVSQEVDDLTALADAGAVAFTNDGKGVQTAATMLEAMRLAAAVDKPIVTHLEDESLMQNGVMNLGVRAAELKLPGIDPLAESSQLARDLMLVDATRARYHVAHISTRSAVNLVRLAKRVGLPVTAEVSPHHLLLDETDIPGDNAQYKMNPPLRTPDDRAAVIAGLLDGTIDMVATDHAPHAEAEKNQGFLKSAMGIVGIESSFQLIYTHFVRTGIATLSQVVAWMIENPARAFALSAPTTIAVGQVADLALFDLEKPYVIDSADFLSKGKNTPFIGQTVYGQTQLTVVAGEIVYER; via the coding sequence ATGACCAAATTATTAATCCGACAGGCAAAATTACTCGTTAGTGGTAATGAGTGTGTCATCCGGGATGTGCTAATTAATGCCGGTAAAATTGACGCCATTGCGCCTGAGATAACAGTCACGGTCGATCGAACGATTGACGCCGAGGGAGCACTCTTATTGCCAGGTCTGATTGATGTCCATGTCCATTTTCGCGAACCTGGATTTACACATAAAGAAACGATTCTCACCGGTTCAAAAGCGGCAGCGCATGGTGGCTTTACAACCGTTGCAGCTATGCCAAATCTCAACCCAACGCCTTCAACTGTTGCGACCTTCAAAGCGGTTCAAGCCCAGAATACGCGCGATGGTGTTGTGCATATTGAGCAGTTTGCCACCATTTCAAATGGACTGGTCAGTCAGGAAGTTGACGATTTAACGGCATTAGCTGATGCGGGCGCAGTTGCATTTACAAATGATGGAAAAGGGGTACAAACAGCGGCTACAATGCTTGAAGCCATGCGCTTGGCAGCTGCAGTGGATAAACCGATTGTCACGCACCTGGAAGATGAAAGTTTGATGCAAAATGGCGTAATGAATTTAGGCGTCCGTGCGGCTGAACTCAAGCTACCAGGGATTGACCCATTAGCTGAGTCGAGTCAATTAGCGCGCGATTTAATGTTGGTTGACGCAACTCGTGCTCGCTATCATGTGGCCCATATTTCGACGCGTTCAGCTGTTAATTTAGTGCGGTTGGCCAAGCGAGTTGGACTGCCTGTGACCGCAGAAGTGTCACCACATCACCTACTCTTAGATGAAACTGACATTCCAGGTGATAATGCGCAATATAAAATGAACCCGCCCCTTAGGACACCTGATGATCGGGCCGCTGTTATCGCTGGCCTGTTGGACGGTACGATTGATATGGTTGCAACGGATCATGCACCACATGCCGAAGCGGAAAAAAATCAGGGCTTTTTAAAATCAGCGATGGGCATTGTTGGTATTGAAAGCAGCTTTCAGTTGATTTATACCCATTTTGTGCGAACAGGAATTGCGACTTTATCGCAAGTGGTCGCATGGATGATTGAAAATCCAGCGCGTGCTTTCGCGTTATCAGCACCGACAACAATTGCAGTTGGTCAAGTTGCCGATTTAGCCTTGTTTGATTTGGAAAAGCCATACGTTATTGACAGCGCTGATTTCTTGTCGAAAGGCAAAAACACCCCATTTATTGGTCAAACAGTTTATGGTCAAACGCAATTGACAGTTGTCGCTGGTGAAATTGTATATGAGCGGTAG
- a CDS encoding carbamoyl phosphate synthase small subunit, which yields MQRYLVLENGSIYEGEAFGAAKMVTGELVFNTGMTGYQESLTDLSYHGQILMFTYPLIGNYGINRDDFESLQPAATALVVREVARRPANWRSQMSLAEWAEKMDLPGISGVDTRALTRELREHGVMKAILVDANPEAAVATLKATDLSESQVLEVTAKSPYVNPTAGISIALIDFGLKHSILRALAKRGVNVMVFPATVTAQTIIDANPDGILLSNGPGDPESVAFVLPVIRELQAHFPLMGICLGHQLFAMANGAKTYKLKFGHRGFNHAVLQRRTGKIDFTSQNHGYAVDPKSLTETDLEITHEEINDHTIEGLALKGHAAFSVQFHPDAAPGPHDAEYLFDDFIALIQASQKGLTHAEAK from the coding sequence ATGCAACGATATTTGGTGTTAGAAAATGGGTCAATCTATGAGGGTGAAGCCTTTGGTGCGGCAAAAATGGTGACAGGGGAATTAGTCTTCAATACTGGTATGACTGGTTATCAAGAGTCGTTAACTGATTTGTCGTATCACGGACAAATTTTAATGTTTACGTACCCATTAATCGGTAATTATGGCATTAATCGTGATGATTTTGAATCACTTCAACCAGCTGCAACTGCGCTGGTAGTTCGTGAAGTTGCACGACGGCCAGCTAATTGGCGGAGTCAAATGTCGTTAGCAGAATGGGCCGAGAAAATGGATTTACCAGGTATCTCGGGGGTGGATACGCGTGCGTTAACGCGTGAATTGCGGGAACATGGTGTGATGAAAGCCATATTGGTTGATGCTAATCCAGAGGCAGCGGTAGCGACTTTAAAAGCAACTGATTTATCTGAATCACAGGTCTTAGAAGTGACCGCTAAATCGCCATATGTTAATCCAACGGCGGGCATTTCAATTGCCTTAATTGATTTTGGACTGAAACACTCAATTTTAAGGGCATTGGCCAAACGTGGCGTAAATGTCATGGTTTTCCCAGCAACGGTGACAGCTCAGACGATTATTGATGCTAATCCTGATGGTATTTTGCTATCGAATGGCCCAGGAGATCCAGAGTCTGTGGCTTTCGTATTACCTGTCATTAGAGAATTACAAGCACACTTTCCGTTGATGGGGATTTGTTTAGGCCATCAGCTCTTTGCAATGGCTAATGGTGCTAAAACTTATAAGTTAAAATTTGGTCATCGTGGATTTAATCATGCGGTCTTACAGCGTCGTACTGGCAAAATCGATTTCACTTCTCAAAATCATGGCTATGCTGTCGATCCAAAGTCGCTAACTGAAACGGATTTAGAAATCACCCATGAAGAGATTAATGATCACACCATTGAAGGTTTAGCGCTAAAAGGCCATGCGGCCTTCTCGGTGCAATTTCATCCAGATGCAGCTCCAGGGCCACATGATGCGGAATATTTATTTGATGATTTTATTGCCCTAATTCAAGCGAGTCAGAAAGGATTAACTCATGCCGAAGCGAAATGA
- a CDS encoding aspartate carbamoyltransferase catalytic subunit, which translates to MQNFVNINDLEKHEIIGLIKRGLAFKAGTSVPTVAQHMVANLFFENSTRTNVSFQVAEQKLGWQQVRLDPDTSSTQKGESLSDTLKTLKAVGVDTVVIRHALNDWYRPLIDEQSDLMPHLVNAGDGNGQHPSQSLLDLMTIYETFGHFEGLKIRIIGDLAHSRVARSNAEVLHQLGAAVSFSGPQAWYPDDFNQFGQYTDFETDLETLDVIMLLRVQHERISSVENANFSLVDYHQTYGLTKARYELLKAQAIIMHPAPVNRGVEIDTDLVEAPKSRIFAQMTNGVYARMAILDALDLTTSNLNTINLK; encoded by the coding sequence GTGCAAAATTTTGTCAATATTAATGATCTGGAAAAGCATGAAATTATCGGTTTGATTAAACGTGGACTTGCATTTAAAGCAGGAACAAGCGTACCAACAGTTGCACAGCACATGGTAGCAAATTTATTCTTTGAAAATTCGACTCGGACCAATGTTAGTTTTCAAGTGGCTGAACAGAAATTAGGGTGGCAACAAGTCCGACTTGATCCTGATACCAGTTCAACGCAAAAGGGCGAAAGTTTGAGTGATACCCTCAAGACATTAAAAGCGGTTGGCGTTGATACTGTCGTTATCCGGCATGCGTTGAATGATTGGTATCGACCATTAATTGACGAACAATCTGACCTAATGCCGCATTTAGTTAATGCGGGTGACGGTAATGGTCAACATCCGTCACAAAGTTTACTGGATTTAATGACGATTTATGAAACCTTTGGGCACTTTGAAGGCCTAAAAATACGAATTATTGGTGATTTGGCGCATTCCCGGGTTGCACGCTCGAATGCTGAGGTTTTACACCAATTAGGCGCAGCTGTTTCATTTTCGGGGCCCCAAGCATGGTATCCAGATGATTTCAATCAATTTGGACAATATACGGACTTTGAAACGGACTTAGAGACATTAGACGTTATCATGCTGTTACGTGTGCAACACGAAAGAATTTCATCAGTTGAGAACGCAAACTTCTCACTTGTTGATTATCATCAAACTTATGGGTTGACTAAGGCACGGTATGAGTTGCTTAAAGCACAGGCCATAATCATGCATCCCGCCCCTGTTAATCGAGGGGTTGAAATCGATACGGACTTGGTCGAGGCGCCAAAATCTCGCATTTTTGCCCAAATGACCAATGGCGTTTATGCACGGATGGCGATTCTTGATGCGCTAGACCTGACGACATCGAATTTGAACACAATAAATTTAAAATAG